In Bordetella holmesii ATCC 51541, the following proteins share a genomic window:
- a CDS encoding NAD-dependent glycerol-3-phosphate dehydrogenase family protein, giving the protein MRAAVLGAGSWGTALAAAAARRHPTLLWARDPAQVQHLQTRRENTRYLPDVALPATLAFSAELDRALAFLGQDPDQALIILGVPVAGMSGIMTELAQRLPALGMGRTPIVWTCKGFETGTARLPHEIARQAAAGMPGLACSVLSGPSFAREVAQGLPVALTVASDDARVTRAATAALHGGAVRVYASQDVVGVEVGGALKNVIAVACGISDGLALGTNARAALITRGLAEMARFGAALGARAETFAGLTGLGDLVLTATGELSRNRRVGLDIGAGRKLADILASGVTAEGVRCARAALDRARSLDVELPITQAVCAVLFDGVAPMTAVSALLAREARPESPDPSHKEPSP; this is encoded by the coding sequence TTGCGCGCAGCCGTTCTAGGCGCGGGCAGTTGGGGCACGGCCCTGGCCGCGGCGGCAGCTCGCCGCCACCCCACACTGTTGTGGGCTCGCGACCCCGCCCAGGTGCAGCATCTGCAGACCCGGCGTGAAAACACCCGATATCTCCCCGACGTGGCGCTGCCGGCCACGTTGGCGTTTAGCGCGGAACTCGACCGCGCACTGGCCTTCCTGGGGCAGGATCCCGACCAGGCGCTCATCATCCTGGGCGTGCCCGTGGCCGGCATGAGCGGCATCATGACCGAGTTGGCCCAGCGCCTGCCGGCCCTGGGCATGGGCCGCACCCCCATCGTCTGGACCTGCAAAGGCTTCGAGACCGGCACGGCGCGGCTGCCGCACGAGATCGCACGCCAGGCCGCCGCCGGCATGCCTGGATTGGCCTGCAGCGTGCTGTCCGGCCCCTCTTTTGCCCGCGAAGTCGCCCAGGGCCTGCCCGTTGCCCTCACCGTGGCCAGCGACGATGCACGCGTCACCCGCGCGGCCACGGCGGCCCTGCACGGCGGCGCCGTGCGTGTCTACGCCAGCCAGGATGTCGTGGGCGTGGAGGTGGGCGGTGCCCTGAAAAACGTCATTGCCGTGGCCTGCGGCATCTCCGACGGTCTGGCGTTGGGGACCAATGCCCGCGCCGCCCTCATCACCCGTGGCCTGGCCGAGATGGCCCGCTTTGGTGCCGCGCTCGGCGCGCGGGCCGAGACGTTCGCCGGCTTGACCGGCCTCGGCGACCTCGTGCTGACGGCCACAGGCGAACTGTCCCGCAACCGCCGCGTGGGGCTGGACATCGGCGCCGGCCGCAAGCTGGCCGACATTCTGGCCAGCGGCGTGACCGCCGAAGGCGTGCGTTGCGCGCGCGCAGCCCTGGACCGGGCGCGTTCGCTGGACGTCGAATTACCCATCACGCAAGCCGTGTGCGCTGTGCTGTTCGACGGCGTAGCTCCCATGACTGCCGTGTCGGCCCTGCTGGCCCGCGAAGCGCGCCCGGAGAGTCCGGATCCTTCCCATAAAGAACCAAGCCCCTGA
- a CDS encoding tripartite tricarboxylate transporter receptor family protein — MSFARLIGRLRYGLGLASILLPLAAAHATWPDRPIHLVVPFPPGSSPDLLARTIAEPLSQVLQQSIVVDNKPGAGGNIGTRLVAQAKPDGYTLLYTINGPLVIAPTLYKRTLGYDLLTDLAPITLVATSPNVLTVPSTLGVDTVQEFVKLAKARGGAWNYGSVGPGSSAHLAMEMFKQEAKIDLTQIPYAGFPQIISAIIGGDVQAGFMVPAIAMPQAKDGRVKALAITSLQPSPALPGIPTMASQGYPGFEAISWNAILAPAGTPTPIIERLNSELARIIDSEAVRKQMLLQYFTPAPSTPQALTQRMREEKARWDKVIETLNLSLD; from the coding sequence ATGTCTTTCGCACGCCTGATCGGCCGCTTGCGTTACGGTCTGGGGCTGGCCAGCATTCTGCTGCCGCTGGCTGCCGCCCACGCCACCTGGCCTGACCGCCCCATTCACCTGGTCGTGCCCTTCCCGCCGGGCTCCTCGCCGGACCTGCTGGCACGCACGATTGCCGAGCCGCTTTCACAGGTTTTGCAGCAATCCATTGTCGTGGACAACAAGCCGGGCGCGGGCGGCAACATCGGCACGCGTCTTGTGGCACAGGCCAAGCCGGATGGCTACACCCTGCTCTACACCATCAACGGCCCATTGGTGATCGCCCCCACCCTTTACAAGCGCACGCTGGGCTATGACCTGCTGACAGACCTCGCCCCCATCACGCTGGTGGCCACCAGCCCCAATGTGCTGACCGTGCCGTCCACGCTGGGCGTGGACACCGTGCAGGAGTTCGTCAAGCTGGCCAAGGCACGCGGTGGTGCGTGGAACTACGGCTCGGTCGGCCCGGGAAGCTCCGCCCACCTCGCGATGGAGATGTTCAAACAGGAAGCCAAGATCGACCTGACGCAGATCCCTTACGCTGGTTTCCCTCAAATCATCTCGGCCATCATCGGTGGTGACGTCCAAGCCGGTTTCATGGTGCCGGCCATTGCCATGCCCCAGGCCAAGGACGGCCGGGTCAAGGCCTTGGCCATCACCAGTCTGCAGCCCAGCCCGGCACTGCCTGGCATTCCGACCATGGCTTCGCAGGGCTATCCGGGTTTCGAGGCAATTTCCTGGAACGCCATACTGGCGCCTGCCGGCACGCCTACGCCCATCATTGAGCGGCTCAACAGTGAGTTGGCCCGCATAATCGACAGCGAGGCGGTGCGCAAGCAGATGCTGCTGCAGTACTTCACGCCGGCGCCTTCCACACCCCAGGCGTTGACACAACGCATGCGTGAAGAAAAAGCGCGGTGGGACAAAGTCATCGAAACGCTGAATCTTTCTTTGGACTGA
- a CDS encoding spoU rRNA Methylase family protein: protein MFHVILVCPEIPPNTGNAIRLCANTGAQLHLVRPLGFELDDVRLRRAGLDYHEWQPMQVHDELPVALAATGAPPDRIFAMTTHGARSAAGMVYQPGDVFVFGRETAGLSDEHVALFAPAQRLRLPMRPGQRSLNLSNAVAVTVFEAWRQQDYAGGE from the coding sequence ATGTTCCACGTCATCCTCGTCTGTCCCGAAATTCCTCCCAACACCGGCAACGCCATCCGGTTGTGCGCCAATACCGGCGCGCAATTGCATCTGGTGCGGCCCCTGGGTTTCGAGCTCGATGACGTGCGGCTGCGCCGGGCAGGTCTGGATTATCACGAGTGGCAACCCATGCAGGTGCATGATGAGTTGCCGGTGGCCCTGGCGGCCACCGGTGCACCACCCGACCGGATATTTGCCATGACCACGCACGGAGCGCGCAGCGCTGCCGGCATGGTTTACCAGCCGGGCGACGTTTTCGTGTTCGGGCGGGAGACCGCCGGCCTGTCAGACGAGCATGTGGCGCTGTTCGCACCGGCGCAACGGCTGCGCCTGCCCATGCGGCCGGGCCAGCGCAGTCTCAATCTGTCCAATGCCGTGGCGGTCACGGTGTTCGAGGCCTGGCGCCAGCAGGATTACGCCGGCGGTGAATGA
- a CDS encoding phosphoribosyl transferase domain protein, with product MHDVTASMRGPAARCPVCAARLPQAGGPLCAACLRRQPRFGRCVAAFDYAFPGDGLVQAYKGQNRLVLARAVGALMVCAWRRRGVADPVVLVPVPASAAALRRRGFNPAAELARVVAQRQNLALCRQGLRRMRLRAPQRGRIRRDRWRGLRGLFAADARLAGHDILLIDDVVTTGATAHAAALALRQVGARCVGILAAARTPAPGWHNTP from the coding sequence GTGCACGATGTCACCGCCTCCATGCGCGGTCCGGCCGCCCGCTGTCCGGTTTGTGCCGCCCGCTTGCCGCAAGCAGGCGGGCCCCTGTGTGCGGCCTGCCTGCGGCGCCAACCACGGTTTGGGCGCTGCGTGGCGGCATTTGACTATGCCTTCCCTGGCGATGGCTTGGTGCAGGCGTATAAGGGGCAGAACCGTCTGGTGCTGGCGCGGGCGGTGGGCGCGCTTATGGTCTGCGCCTGGCGCCGACGCGGTGTCGCCGATCCGGTGGTGCTGGTGCCCGTCCCGGCTTCGGCCGCTGCCTTACGGCGGCGCGGCTTCAATCCGGCCGCCGAACTGGCCCGCGTCGTGGCGCAGCGCCAAAACCTGGCGTTGTGCCGGCAGGGGCTGCGCCGGATGCGGCTACGTGCCCCGCAACGTGGCCGCATCCGGCGTGACCGCTGGCGTGGCCTGCGTGGCTTGTTCGCCGCCGACGCCCGTCTGGCTGGGCACGATATCCTGTTGATCGACGATGTGGTCACCACGGGCGCCACGGCGCATGCCGCGGCACTGGCTCTCAGACAGGTCGGAGCTCGCTGCGTCGGCATACTCGCGGCAGCCCGTACGCCGGCGCCAGGCTGGCACAATACGCCCTGA